The genome window CGGAACGCCCAGCGGTCGCCCTTGGCCAGCCGGGAGAGAAACGGCGCATAGTCGTAGGTCTCCCATCGGCCGGTCTCGGGCCAGCCGGCCTGCTCGACCAGATGGGTCAGATCGGGCTTCGCCGGGCTGACGATGAAGAGGTAGGTCTCGGCCCGGCTGTTCCGATCGACCCGCCACAGCACCCGCGGCCCGCCGGACGGAGCGGGTGGCGGCTCGGCGAAGGCGGACATCACCGCCGCATGCAGCCGTTGCGGGGAGGAGAGCAACCGGCGAGCCCCGACTCGCGCGGTGTTGAAGCGGAATCGGGTGAGGTACATCACGCATCCCTCAGGACGGATGTCGGGTCGTGGTCACGGCGGGCGGCCGGGTTGCGCACCGTCGCGCGCGCGTGGCGGATGCCGCGCAGCGCGTACCGGCGGTGCAGGGGGTCGAAGGTGATCGGCTGGTCGCGCAGGCTGCCGGTCTGCTCCTCGGCCACCGCGGGCTCGATGAGGAGCTCCAGATCGACCTCTGCCTCGCGGTGGCGTCGCTGGTACCAGCGCGCCGCCCGCCACTCCTCCGTTCCGAGCGCCTGTTCCAGCGTGAGCTCGTGCCGGACGCCGAGGCTGATCGGCCGGGCCGGCGGGCACGAGCGGCGCCCCAGGTAGGGAAGGAAGACCGGGTGGAGCAGGGACCGGTGGAGCTCCTCGATGATGCCGGGCTCGCCCTCGACGCCAGCGACGAACACGGCGTCCGCCAGGTAGAAGCGTTCCGAGATCGGAAGCGCGGCCCCCGTGTCGAACCGGTGGGCGGTCTGGAAGTCGCGGAGCAGCGTGCCCGGCTGGTCGATGCGCACGCCGAAGCGCAACGCGGCGAGGTCGGCCAGATCGGCGGACCGGGGACGCCCTTGCGCGGCGGCGAGCAGGCCGATCACCCCGCTCTTCGTGGGGGCCGCCTCGGTGGCTCGCCGGGCGAACCGTGACGACGACCCCCACGACTGGAGCGGGCCCGCGAGCTGCATCAGCAGGACGCTCATGCCCCACCCTGCCGCCGGACGACCTCGGCGCCGACCGCCGAGACCAGCTCCGAGATCGACGCCACCTCACGTCCCAGTGCGGACAGCTCGTGAGTGTTCTTGCCGACCCGGAGCACCCAGGCCGGGACGTCCGCCTCCCCGTAGGCGCGCTCGATCTCGGGCACGTAGGCCGCCAAGGCTTGCGATGCCGCCTTCAGGTAGCCGCCGGTCTCCGGGTCGACCGGGCAGGGCTCCTCGAAGGCGCCGACGAAGCTGATCGGCCGCAAGGAACGGATCTTCACCACGACCGCGTCGGGCAGGGTGTGGTTCCCGAAGGTGTTGATCTTGCCGGTGGGCAGCGAGGTGACGAAGCACCGGACGAATGCCTCCACCGCCCGGCGGACCGGCTCGGTCACCGGCTCGTCCTCGCGCAAGCCGGCCCCCAGGTTCGCGCGCAGCAGGTCGACGTCGACCGCCGCGTACCGGTAGAGGGTCGCGGAGTTGAACTCCACCGTGCCGATCATGCCGGCGCCCAGGTCGTCGGTCTCCTGGTGGTCGTCGACCGCCGTGAAGTAGTCGGATTCGTTGTCGACCCGGTGGACGCTGATGGCGTGCGCGACCTGAGCCGCGGCGTCGACGTTGATATCCGCGCCGTCGGCCACCATGCGGCCGAAGAGCGCGATGTCCACCGAGTGCCGGCTGTTGGCGATCTGCTTCGCCTGGTCCTTGGCGGCCTTGTCCTTGAAGAACGCCTTGATGTCGTCGCGCCCCTTGAGCGCGAGCTCCGCCAGCCCGCCGAGCTGGTGGGCGCTGAGGAACAGCAGGTACTTGGACTCCGGCGCCACCGCGCCGTCACCCTTGTCCTTGCGCTTGGGAATCTCGGTCTTGGACCCCGTGGCGGTTTGGATCGTTTCGGCGGCCAGGGCCCATGCCTCGGATGTCTCGATCGACGGGTCGAGCTCTTGGATCCGTCCGGCGAGCACCTCGGCGACCCTCCGCGTGCGGACGCCGAGCTCGCTGGGGTCGAGCAGCTCGTGGAATGCCTTACGGATCGCCCGCTTCCAGGCCTGGCTGGAGACCCGGGCCCGGCGGACCCCGCCGTACACGGCGGTCTTCGGGGTTCCGGTGTCGTCCCGGTTGACGCAGCTCGGGGGAACGGTCTGCAGGGCGTGAATGTCGAGAATGGTCCTGGTCATGCCGCTTCCTTGTCGCTGGGGGTGGGTTTGCTAGGGGTGGCGGGGGACTCGCCGGGGGAAGCGCTCTTGGCGCGGTGGGCGTGGAAGCTGCGGCCCCAGCGCTGGCGAACCTGCCGCAGCCCGTCCGGCGTCTGCGCCAGGTAGAGCTGCCCGGCGAGCAGCCCGTAGTCGAGCGGGATCGCGTCCCGGCGCAGCAGCGTGATGATCTCCCGCAGCCGGGTGGCCAGGGCGTCGCGGGTGGCGGCGGTGCCGACCCGGACGAAGCGTCGGCGGATCGGCTCGTCGATCTCGTCGCCCATGAGCCGCCGCACGGCCTCCCCGAGCTCCACCCCGGGGCGGTGCATCGGCTCGGCCTGGGACTGCTGGTGCAGGGCGTACAGGGTGACGGCGAGGAACATCGCCGTCTCGGCCTGGGCCGCCTTGGCCTCGCTCAGGGTCTCGTCCGCGAACAGCCGCTCCGCACCGGTCATGCCCCACAGCTCGGGCACGTCCTGGGGGAGCTTGCCGGCGCCCCGCCGGAGCTGGGCCAGGCTCGCGACCGCCCAGCTCTGGTCGGCGAGGTAGCCCGCCTGAAGCTCGCTGACGTACTCCCCGGTGATCCGGCCGACGAACTCCTCCACGCGCTGGCGGGGGACGGGTTTGGCCGAGGTCACGACCATGCTGCCTCCAGATGGTGCCGGTCACTCTCACCGCCGGGCGGCTCGGGCTTGGGCTCGTAAGCCGCGGCGGCGGGCAAGGCCTTGTTCAGTGCCTTCCGGAAGAGCAGGTCCGCGTGCGCTGCGGTCAGCCAGATCGTCCGGCCCTGCTCCGTCGTGATGGTGCGGCCGTCCCACGCGGCGTCACCGGCCGACCGGAGGAGCTCGTCCCCGAGCCGGCTGATGATCCGGTAGGCTCTGCGCTGCCACTCCGCCCGCTTGTCCTGCGGGTCGTCTCCGGGGCGCAGGTGGGCCAGCCAATCCCGGAACGGTCCATCGAGCGCGGCGAAGCCGCGGGTCCGTGCCTCCGCCTTCGGCGGGCCCTCCTCCGCCCCGGCGGCGCGGGCGAGGTACGCGGCGAGATCGCCCAGCGCGGTGACGGCCTCCTCGGCCTTCGTGACCGCATCGATCGCGGCCTCGCCGAGGGCTTGGTCCCGCTCATGCAGGAGCACCACCGGCATCGCCACCGCATCGTCGATCATCTCGTCGATGACGGACTGCTGGGTCCCGTAGATCGCGCCGAAGAGCCGGGCCCGGATCAGGAAGCCGGGCGGTAGATAGCCCAGGACGCAAAGCCGGGCGATCCACTCGATGATCAGCGGCCGGAGGGCCGGCGCGGCCTCCCGGCCTTGCCCGGAGGCATTCCCGTAACCGGTGATCAGGGAGGCGAGCCCGCGCCAGGCGCTCTTGCTGGGGTCGTGCGGCTGCGGCAGGTAGACCGGGGACCGGCCGAGCTTCTTCTCCAGGTTGGCGCTGCGCCGCCAGCCCGTCATCGGCTCGAGCAGGTGCTTATTGTGCGCCTCCAGCGGATCCCCGTAGGCGAGGACCACGCCGTGGACCCCCTCGGCGTCGAACACCAGACGGATCCGCCGCGACTGCCAGGTGTAGAGGTCGCGTACCCCCGCGGGGCGGCTGGCCAGCTCCGTTTCGTCCAGCTGCCGCGGGCCCAGCGGCGGGCGCCGCCATGCGGGGAGATCACGTTCGGGATCGAGATTCCGGTCCAGGAGGTCGAAGGCGATCAGGTTGAGCAGGAGGGTCTCGCGCAGGGTGTTCCCCTCGACCAGCACGCCGCCCAGGTTCCCCGCCCAGGCCACCCCGAGGGGGTACACCTTGCCGTTCTTCACCCGGGGATCCCCGACCGCACCGGTCTTGATCCCGGAGGTGTCGAACGCATGGGCGTGCACCAGCCAGCGGGCCGCCTCGGCGAAGCCGAGCCGCTCCGCGCCGCGCGCCCGCATGGTGAAGAAGAGCGCGCCGTTGGGCACGTCGGCGACCATGCGGTCCAGGGAGCTCACCTCTCCCGTGGCGGTGCGCAGCCCGGCGACCTGGTAGAAGGGCTCCTCCGGGTGCAGCAGGTCGAACCGCCCCCGGTGCCGATCCAGGTACGCGTGGATGTCGCCGACCGGAAGCCCGCTTTCCCAGAGCTCGTACCACTGGTCGGAATCGCGCGGCCCGTCGATCACGTCGTGCAGGATCGCCAGCAGCAGCCGCAGCAGGGCGAACTCCTGGGTGGGGACATCGCCCACCAGCCGCCGCAGCCGGTCCGCCTGGGCGAAGACCTCCCGCAGCGACAGCGCGCCCTCGGTGCCGTCCCGCCATTGGACGGGTAACCACGGTTCGCTGGTCAGATCGAACGAGGCCGGGGTTGGATCACTCGACACGGATCACCTCCAGACCGTCATCGGGGGTGTAGTGCAGCTCGTAGCCTGCCAGGCGGGACCGACAATTCTCGTCGAGCATGAGGATCAGCTCACCGGCGAGCCAGTGGCACTCGGCGGACTGCCAGGCCGGGATGCACAGGGCCTCGAGCTCGTCGATCGCCCGGGCGAGGGTCTCCGGATACGAGAAGTGGTGGGGCAGCCGCAGGGCGCACGCGCTCACGATCCGGGCGAGCCGGGGCTCGGGCGCCGTCTCGGTGGGCAGCTCCAGCCCACCGCGCCCCTCGCCCAGCCACGGCACCGTCGCCAGGGTGCCGTCCGCGCGGCGCTGCACGACAAGCACCTCCAGCGACTCGCGTCCGTCGCGGACCTGCGCGCGGCCGCTTCGCGTGTCGTCGGCGTCCCCGACCCCGGCCTCGACCCAGCCCAGCAGGGGACTGCCCGGCCGGCCCACGGGGGCGATCTGAAACGCCGCCGCATTCCTCCGCTGGGATTCGCGGTGAGCGTCCTCCTCCCGGTGGGCCGCCGCGATGGCCTCCTGCCACTCGGCGGGACCGACCTCATCGGGTCCGTACGCCCGCTGGATGAGCGGGCTGATGTCATGCGGGAGCCGTACCGTGTGCCCGGTCTCCGCGGTGCCGGAGAGGTACGGCTCCAGCACCGCGGCGGAGCGCAGCAGGGCGTACCGGCGGTAGACCCGCACGGAGCCGGGCACCGGTTCGGGCGGCGCCGCGCTCCAGTCCGCGCCGGTGATCAGGCAGCGGGCGGTCCGCAGGCGCGGCGGCCGCTCGCTCTGGCCCGCGCCGCGCTCATGCCGGTGCAGCCGTCCCATCCGCTGCAACAGCAGGTCGACCGGGCACAGGTCCGACACCAGCAGGTCGAAGTCGATGTCGAGGGACTGCTCGGCGACCTGGCTGGCCACCACGATGTGCGGCCCGGCGGGCCGACCGGCGCTTTCGCCCGGCGGGCCGAAACGCCGGAGCAGGTCCGCGTCCTTCGCCGCCCGGTCGAGATCCAGGAAGCGGGAGTGCGCCACCGTGACGTTCTCGGATCCGAAGCGTTTCCGCAGGTACGCGGCGGTCTCCAGCACCCGGTCGACGGTGTTGCGCACCACCAGGGCGCACCCGCCTTCGGCCAGCTCCGCTTCGAGGCGGTCACCCAGCACGATGAGGTCGTCCGCCAAGCGCTCCAGGCGTACCTCGACCTCCCGGCCCGAGGCGGCCACCGGCTCGGTCTTGACCGGGCCGCCGGGCTCGACCGTCGTGATCAGCGGATACCCGGCCGCCTGCGCCACGTGCGCCAACGCCGCATCGTCCGGGCGGGCACCCGCGTACGCCGCGGCGAGCTCCCGCCGGCGGGCGGCCGGCAGCGTCGCCGAGAGCACCACCACCGGGACCCGGTACGCGCCTAGCCACGACAGCACCCGGTCCAGGTAGGAGTTCATGTACGCGTCGTAGGCGTGCGCCTCGTCGATCACGACGACCTTGCCGGCGAGGGCCAGATGCCGGAGCGCCAGATGGCGGCTCTTCAACCCCATGAAGAGCAGCTGGTCGATCGTGCCGACCACGAACGACGCGAGCACTCCCTTCTTCCGGCCGAGCAGCCACTGATGGGCGACGAGCTCGGCGGAGGGCCTCCGCAGGTCTTCGCGGTGCCGCCATTCGCCCGCACCCCCGTCCGCATCGACACCGCGTACGGCCCGCCGACCGGCCCGCACCAGGCCGGTGAACTCCTCGTTCAGCACCGCCTTGGAATGGGCCAGGAAGACCGAGTGAGCCCCGTCCCGGCCGGTGAAGAGCCGGCGCAGCCAGCGCAGAACCCGGGAGAACATCGCGTTGCCCGTCGCCATGGTGGGGAGCGCGACGAAGCAGCCGCCCGCGCCGCTGCGCGCGGCGAAGACCTCGGCGACGGCCAGCGCAGCCTCGGTCTTGCCCTCGCCCATCGGGGCCTCGATGATCATCAGGCCGGGTGACGACATGCTCCGCGCCGCCTCGAGAGCGCGCGCCTGCACCGGGCGCACGCGCGCCTGCGGCGGCAGGCGGAAGCGAGAGGTGAAGAACCTTGCCGGCTCCTCCGTCGGCTCCCGGGCACGCCACGGCTCGGGCAGGTTGAGGCCGCGCCATGCCGCCGCCACGCGTTCGCGCTCGTCCTGCCGCGCCGCGTCGGGGAAGTACGGGAAAAGGTCGGAATTGCTGGCGATCCAGTCCGCGACGATGACCAGTGCGGTCAGCAGCACCTGCGCGGGCTGGGACAGCTTGACCTCGTGCCAATGGGACAGGTGGCCGCGAACGCCGCAGGCGTCCGCGCAGAAGTCCAGAATCTCCCACTGCACCCTTTTCCACAGCGCTGCGCAGTCCGGGGTTCGCAGCAGGTGCTCACGCATGGCGAGGTGGTGGATGTCCGTAGCGGCCGGCGGAACCCCGTGATGGCCGCCCACCATGATCGCGAACTGGATCGGGGCCCGTCGAGGCCAGCAGTACCGCTCCTCTAGCCACTGCTGGAGCAGCACCTGACCGGCCAGCGCGTGCGGGGCTTGCTTCCGATCCTGCATCCTGGCCGGCGGCATGTCCAACCCCGCGTCACGCATCCGGGCGGCGAGCGGTTCCACCTGGCAGGCGAACGCCGGTGTCGCCTTGCCGATGTCGTGCGTCGCCGCCAGCCAGATCGCCAGCCGGCGCGCCTCCTCCTCGCCGCCGGGAAGGCACTCGGCGATCACCCGGTGCACTTGGGGCGGAAGCCAGCGGTCCCACAGCAGCCGGGCCACCGCGCCGCTATCGGCCATGTGCCGCCAGAGCGGCAACCATCCGTCGGTGGATCGGTCGTACTTCGCCCATACCGTGCGCGCCGCAGCCGATAAGCGTTCGGCGTGCACGTGAAAGGACGGCTCTTCGTCCGGCATGAGGCTATTAAACGGCACACCTGAACAAATATCTTGGGATTTATCAAATTGACTAACTAGAGTGGAAAAAGTTTCCTGCTTCTGTGAAGGGTGCCGCGTATCATGCAATTTCGCTATGAGTCCGCCCGGAATCATCCCCGCGTGCGTGGGGAGCACAGCGGGGTCGGGGACCGTCTCCAAGAGGCGGGGGATCATCCCCGCGTGCGCGGGGAGCACATGGTGCCGGCCGCCGACGGGATGATCCTGCGGGGGATCATCCCCGCGTGCGCGGGGAGCACTTCGCCCAGGCCCTCACGCAGAACCCGGGGGCGGGATCATCCCCGCGTGCGCGGGGAGCACGGATGAGGCGGCATGATGCCAGGCCACATGGAGGGATCATCCCCGCGTGCGCGGGGAGCACAGGACGGTGTGGGCGGCCGACCTCGAGGAGGAGGGATCATCCCCGCGTGCGCGGGGAGCACACCCGCCGCCGCTGAGTAACCGTGATCGCCTGGGGATCATCCCCGCGTGCGCGGGGAGCACGATCAGGAGCACGACCAGCGCGGCGTAGAACGGGGATCATCCCCGCGTGCGCGGGGAGCACCCCTCTCCGATCACGCGAAGCATGATCTCCGCCGGATCATCCCCGCGTGCGCGGGGAGCACCCCACGACGAGGGCGCCCGGTGCGCCGGTCGCGGGATCATCCCCGCGTGCGCGGGGAGTACGTCACGCAGGGTCGAGGTTACGCGTCCGCACGGGGATCATCCCCGCGTGCGCGGGGAGCACGCATCCAGTCGCAGGCGCAGGGCACGGACAATGGGATCATCCCCGCGTGCGCGGGGAGCACGCGTCCTTGTCGTAGTAGGGCCCGATGAACTCGGGATCATCCCCGCGTGCGCGGGGAGCACGACCGGTTCGAGCGCATGCCCCTCGCCGAGTTGGGATCATCCCCGCGTGCGCGGGGAGCACATCGCCGGCAAGTCATTCACCGACCAGTACCTGGGATCATCCCCGCGTGCGCGGGGAGCACGCAGGGGCCTCGGGAAGGGGGTAGGGATGGGGGGGATCATCCCCGCGTGCGCGGGGAGCACGCCACTGCCACGGCCGACCGCGAGCTCCCCGTGGGATCATCCCCGCGTGCGCGGGGAGCACGTGTGGACGTACAGGAAATCGGTGTACGCGCAGGGATCATCCCCGCGTGCGCGGGGAGCACTTCGGTGACGCCTGGGTCGAAACCGGCTTGGTGGGATCATCCCCGCGTGCGCGGGGAGCACAACGTTGCTTGCTGCCACGGCAACAAGCTTGTGGGATCATCCCCGCGTGCGCGGGGAGCACTGAAACGCACGACCGCCACAGCGCCGCGGGTGGGGGATCATCCCCGCGTGCGCGGGGAGCACATGACCGAGCGCATCCCGGCCGTCGCCGCCGGGGGATCATCCCCGCGTGCGCGGGGAGCACGTACGACCCGTTGTCGATAAAGCTGTACCAGCCGGGATCATCCCCGCGTGCGCGGGGAGCACTCGGCGATCTCGTCGGCGACCGCGGCGGCCTGGGGATCATCCCCGCGTGCGCGGGGAGCACTGACCTGCAGGGAGTCACGGAGAGTATCCATAGGGATCATCCCCGCGTGCGCGGGGAGCACGCGTGTCCGCCGCTCACCACAGTGTGAAGCCGGGGATCATCCCCGCGTGCGCGGGGAGCACCGGTCGCGCACGCTCACCCGGATCGAGTGGCTGGGATCATCCCCGCGTGCGCGGGGAGCACGTAGCCCATTCGATGTCTGCCGCGGCTAAGCAGGATCATCCCCGCGTGCGCGGGGAGCACAACGACGCCAGGCCGTCCGAGCTCCGGACCGTGGGATCATCCCCGCGTGCGCGGGGAGCACCAAGCAGCAGAACACTGGCCCTGGTAAGCGCGGGGATCATCCCCGCGTGCGCGGGGAGCACGGGGGTCCATCTACTCGCCAACAACAACAACAGGGATCATCCCCGCGTGCGCGGGGAGCACCCTCGACCCGTTCGGAATACATGACAATGTCCGGGATCATCCCCGCGTGCGCGGGGAGCACTCAACGGCATCAAGGGCATGGTGTCCAAGGCCGGGATCATCCCCGCGTGCGCGGGGAGCACAGCGTGTCATGCTGCCCGAATTCGGGGTGCCGGGGATCATCCCCGCGTGCGCGGGGAGCACCTGACCGGTGCCCGCACCGAGGAGCTTCGGGCGGGATCATCCCCGCGTGCGCGGGGAGCACCGGAAGACGAGGGCGATGACCCCTTTGATCATGGGATCATCCCCGCGTGCGCGGGGAGCACCTGGACAAGATCACGCCGCGAGACGTCCGCTCGGGATCATCCCCGCGTGCGCGGGGAGCACAACGCAGCGATGTAGGCCGGGTCGAGGGCCGGGGGATCATCCCCGCGTGCGCGGGGAGCACACGCAGTTAGTCACTCAGGCATGCGAGAGGCCGGGATCATCCCCGCGTGCGCGGGGAGCACACCCCCGACGGGATCACCGCGCGGGTGCTGGAGGGATCATCCCCGCGTGCGCGGGGAGCACTGTTCGATGACGGGGTGGCCAGGCTCGACCGGGGGATCATCCCCGCGTGCGCGGGGAGCACGCAGCACGCCCTGGCCCGCCTGCGGGCCGAGGGGGATCATCCCCGCGTGCGCGGGGAGCACACCGACTGCGGTTCACCGTTGGGCCAGACACCGGGATCATCCCCGCGTGCGCGGGGAGCACACAGGTTGATATAGGTCGGCAACCCGCAGGCGGGGATCATCCCCGCGTGCGCGGGGAGCACCGCCGCTACTTCCTGGACGGCACTCCTGTCGAGGGATCATCCCCGCGTGCGCGGGGAGCACAGGAGCAGGGCATGCGGAACATCCCGGTGGACGGGATCATCCCCGCGTGCGCGGGGAGCACGTTTGCTCTATCGCCTGATGATCTCTATGACGGGGATCATCCCCGCGTGCGCGGGGAGCACACGTACGTCGACCCCCATGCTGGCAAGACGAAGGGATCATCCCCGCGTGCGCGGGGAGCACAATGTTTTCGGCCCCCTGCAGGACCCGATCCTGGGATCATCCCCGCGTGCGCGGGGAGCACCACGCGGCGCCCTACCCCCCCGGGGGGGCCGGGGATCATCCCCGCGTGCGCGGGGAGCACTACCTCTACCGCGACGAGGCCGGCAATGTGCTGGGATCATCCCCGCGTGCGCGGGGAGCACTGGACGTGTCGCACGCGCGGCATGGCGGGAAATGGGATCATCCCCGCGTGCGCGGGGAGCACTCCATGCGGCGAAGAAACCGAAGAGACCCCCTGGGATCATCCCCGCGTGCGCGGGGAGCACTCTCCGCGACCTGCGCTTTCATGTCGCGCGGCCGCGGTTTCTGACCACTTTCAAAGATTCCGACATTTTGGACTATGTAAAGCTCTAGGTTTCGTTGCCTGTCAGCTGTGATCGGCCGGGTGATGCCGTCGCAGGGCAAGAACCGATGGGCGGTGTCACCGGACGACACGGCGACACGCGGGCGCCTCACCCCCACATGCGTGGGGAGAAAGCTTCGCACGCGTCTTCCAGCGCCCAATGGAGGAGGCTCACCCCCACCGGCGTGGGGAGGAAGCCGGTTTCCGGCCGGCTAATCCTTCATACCACTTCCGATCCGATCCCGAGCCCGCGGACCGCGAATCCCGATCACCCGAGCCGGGAACGGCGCCGCCGTACGGGCCCGCGGCGCAGGCGCGCGCGGTGGCGCCGGTCGAACCGGTCGATGCTCTCCGGCACGTCGGCCACCTCGGTGACCGCGTCAGCGCCGGCGTCCGCTTCTTCCACGGCGAAGTCGGCCAGCGGCTCCTCGTCGCCGGTGAGCCGCTGGGCGGCGGGGACCCGTTCGTGCAGGTCGGCGACGGGCCGTTCGCCTCGCGCAGCAGCGGCTCGTCGGGCGGCAGGAGCGGCACCCGAGATAGGGGTGCCAGCGCGGCCGCCGCAGCGCCCACGGCGAGCTCGGCGATGCGCGGCGCGGGCCCTTCGACCGTCACGGTGAAGACGGCGTCGGCCAGGTACCGGCGCCGGGTGACGATGGTGGCCTTCACCCGGGGGCGCTGCCTGCCCTCCGGCCGCGGGGCATCCCGCCCGGCTCACCGCAACGGGCAGGGATCAGTAGGGGAGGCCGGCACGCCGTACCGGCCGGGTGCGCCGGGCCTCGAACCACTGCTCCCCGCGCACCGCTCCCACGCCGGTGAGCGACCGTACCTCCATCTCGGCGAACTTCCGCGGGTCGTACTCCCTATTGAGGATCGTGCCGAGCCAGCCGCAGAAGAAGCCGAACGGGATGGAGATCAGGCCCGGATTGCTGAGCGGGAACCAGTGGAAGTCGACATCGGGGAAGAGCGAGCCCGGAGATCCGGAGACCACCGGCGAGAAGAACACCAGGAGGACAGACGAGCCGAGCCCGCCGTAGATCGCGGCGATCGCGCCCGCGGCGTTGAAACGTTCCCAGAACAGGCTGTAAAGGATCGCGGGAAGGTTGGCGGAGGCGGCCATCGCGAACGCCAGGGAGACCAGGAACGCCACGTTGAGCCGCTGCGCGAAGATGCCGAGCACGATCGACACCCCGCCGATGACGAACGCGGCGATCCGGGCGAAGCGTACTTCATCCGCCTCGTTGATCCGGCCGCGCTTGCCCGCGTGCGCGTACAGGTCGTGCGCGACGGAC of Thermobispora bispora DSM 43833 contains these proteins:
- the casB gene encoding type I-E CRISPR-associated protein Cse2/CasB — encoded protein: MVVTSAKPVPRQRVEEFVGRITGEYVSELQAGYLADQSWAVASLAQLRRGAGKLPQDVPELWGMTGAERLFADETLSEAKAAQAETAMFLAVTLYALHQQSQAEPMHRPGVELGEAVRRLMGDEIDEPIRRRFVRVGTAATRDALATRLREIITLLRRDAIPLDYGLLAGQLYLAQTPDGLRQVRQRWGRSFHAHRAKSASPGESPATPSKPTPSDKEAA
- the cas7e gene encoding type I-E CRISPR-associated protein Cas7/Cse4/CasC, whose product is MTRTILDIHALQTVPPSCVNRDDTGTPKTAVYGGVRRARVSSQAWKRAIRKAFHELLDPSELGVRTRRVAEVLAGRIQELDPSIETSEAWALAAETIQTATGSKTEIPKRKDKGDGAVAPESKYLLFLSAHQLGGLAELALKGRDDIKAFFKDKAAKDQAKQIANSRHSVDIALFGRMVADGADINVDAAAQVAHAISVHRVDNESDYFTAVDDHQETDDLGAGMIGTVEFNSATLYRYAAVDVDLLRANLGAGLREDEPVTEPVRRAVEAFVRCFVTSLPTGKINTFGNHTLPDAVVVKIRSLRPISFVGAFEEPCPVDPETGGYLKAASQALAAYVPEIERAYGEADVPAWVLRVGKNTHELSALGREVASISELVSAVGAEVVRRQGGA
- the casA gene encoding type I-E CRISPR-associated protein Cse1/CasA yields the protein MSSDPTPASFDLTSEPWLPVQWRDGTEGALSLREVFAQADRLRRLVGDVPTQEFALLRLLLAILHDVIDGPRDSDQWYELWESGLPVGDIHAYLDRHRGRFDLLHPEEPFYQVAGLRTATGEVSSLDRMVADVPNGALFFTMRARGAERLGFAEAARWLVHAHAFDTSGIKTGAVGDPRVKNGKVYPLGVAWAGNLGGVLVEGNTLRETLLLNLIAFDLLDRNLDPERDLPAWRRPPLGPRQLDETELASRPAGVRDLYTWQSRRIRLVFDAEGVHGVVLAYGDPLEAHNKHLLEPMTGWRRSANLEKKLGRSPVYLPQPHDPSKSAWRGLASLITGYGNASGQGREAAPALRPLIIEWIARLCVLGYLPPGFLIRARLFGAIYGTQQSVIDEMIDDAVAMPVVLLHERDQALGEAAIDAVTKAEEAVTALGDLAAYLARAAGAEEGPPKAEARTRGFAALDGPFRDWLAHLRPGDDPQDKRAEWQRRAYRIISRLGDELLRSAGDAAWDGRTITTEQGRTIWLTAAHADLLFRKALNKALPAAAAYEPKPEPPGGESDRHHLEAAWS
- a CDS encoding CRISPR-associated helicase/endonuclease Cas3 is translated as MPDEEPSFHVHAERLSAAARTVWAKYDRSTDGWLPLWRHMADSGAVARLLWDRWLPPQVHRVIAECLPGGEEEARRLAIWLAATHDIGKATPAFACQVEPLAARMRDAGLDMPPARMQDRKQAPHALAGQVLLQQWLEERYCWPRRAPIQFAIMVGGHHGVPPAATDIHHLAMREHLLRTPDCAALWKRVQWEILDFCADACGVRGHLSHWHEVKLSQPAQVLLTALVIVADWIASNSDLFPYFPDAARQDERERVAAAWRGLNLPEPWRAREPTEEPARFFTSRFRLPPQARVRPVQARALEAARSMSSPGLMIIEAPMGEGKTEAALAVAEVFAARSGAGGCFVALPTMATGNAMFSRVLRWLRRLFTGRDGAHSVFLAHSKAVLNEEFTGLVRAGRRAVRGVDADGGAGEWRHREDLRRPSAELVAHQWLLGRKKGVLASFVVGTIDQLLFMGLKSRHLALRHLALAGKVVVIDEAHAYDAYMNSYLDRVLSWLGAYRVPVVVLSATLPAARRRELAAAYAGARPDDAALAHVAQAAGYPLITTVEPGGPVKTEPVAASGREVEVRLERLADDLIVLGDRLEAELAEGGCALVVRNTVDRVLETAAYLRKRFGSENVTVAHSRFLDLDRAAKDADLLRRFGPPGESAGRPAGPHIVVASQVAEQSLDIDFDLLVSDLCPVDLLLQRMGRLHRHERGAGQSERPPRLRTARCLITGADWSAAPPEPVPGSVRVYRRYALLRSAAVLEPYLSGTAETGHTVRLPHDISPLIQRAYGPDEVGPAEWQEAIAAAHREEDAHRESQRRNAAAFQIAPVGRPGSPLLGWVEAGVGDADDTRSGRAQVRDGRESLEVLVVQRRADGTLATVPWLGEGRGGLELPTETAPEPRLARIVSACALRLPHHFSYPETLARAIDELEALCIPAWQSAECHWLAGELILMLDENCRSRLAGYELHYTPDDGLEVIRVE
- the cas5e gene encoding type I-E CRISPR-associated protein Cas5/CasD → MSVLLMQLAGPLQSWGSSSRFARRATEAAPTKSGVIGLLAAAQGRPRSADLADLAALRFGVRIDQPGTLLRDFQTAHRFDTGAALPISERFYLADAVFVAGVEGEPGIIEELHRSLLHPVFLPYLGRRSCPPARPISLGVRHELTLEQALGTEEWRAARWYQRRHREAEVDLELLIEPAVAEEQTGSLRDQPITFDPLHRRYALRGIRHARATVRNPAARRDHDPTSVLRDA